The following coding sequences are from one Photobacterium angustum window:
- a CDS encoding nuclease-related domain-containing protein produces MFDFIYIFGLLFSFICGVAFAKRKIFDVEKSRLNIGERLVSKRLNAYLMDEQIAGIVINNVTLPIDGSTTQIDHILICTRGVFVVETKHYSGWIYGDPKQKKWMQVLFKKRSYFQNPIHQNYKHIKAIQALFDFVPEEHIKSLVVFTGDGEFKTPLPKDVVLLDGIKDWMNQHENHIFTLNRIQFCYGRLEYLRMPDNDETEQLHLKNLSKQHSV; encoded by the coding sequence ATGTTTGATTTCATTTACATTTTTGGATTATTGTTCAGCTTTATTTGCGGCGTTGCTTTTGCCAAAAGAAAAATATTTGATGTTGAGAAGTCTAGACTTAACATTGGTGAACGATTAGTTTCTAAGAGATTGAACGCTTATCTAATGGATGAGCAAATTGCTGGCATTGTTATAAACAATGTAACTTTGCCTATTGATGGCAGCACAACCCAAATTGATCATATCTTAATTTGTACCAGAGGCGTGTTTGTTGTTGAAACTAAGCACTATAGTGGCTGGATATATGGAGATCCGAAACAAAAGAAATGGATGCAAGTGCTATTCAAAAAGCGTTCGTATTTTCAAAACCCTATCCATCAAAATTACAAGCATATTAAAGCAATTCAAGCCCTTTTCGACTTTGTACCAGAAGAACACATTAAGTCATTAGTTGTATTTACGGGTGACGGCGAATTTAAAACACCGTTACCTAAAGATGTTGTTTTATTGGATGGTATTAAAGATTGGATGAATCAACATGAAAATCATATATTTACCTTAAATCGTATCCAATTTTGTTATGGACGTTTAGAGTATTTACGTATGCCAGATAATGATGAAACCGAACAATTACACTTAAAAAACTTATCTAAACAACATTCTGTTTGA